In Prunus dulcis chromosome 2, ALMONDv2, whole genome shotgun sequence, a single genomic region encodes these proteins:
- the LOC117618090 gene encoding uncharacterized protein LOC117618090: MEVCVIAKCTYKSETIMFSISSESSMVDILKTLCLRFRGLQLGCFTLRYSVPSYLSCFLETDSDLDLMRTFLLISNEKTVDILVKDLCGINEYSGDFCVNKELIACEKGESSCSSTVEDRNEFLVRSKRASAKPLLSNEWETYIHHVGQKFDGGAEEFRLELCKYALEVGFNFLYAGNDKKRVVAVCSNKKLEGCSWRVYASRCEATGSFVIRTLNNVHTCAGRIRESKSKMMRSRVVSSLIVDRIRAKPELKPVEIIHEFKDYYGIDISYYHAWFGKELAKLDVHGDESKSFNELVWYADAVKETNTGSLCTLDCEAGINRFRRFFVSFGGCIAGFQYCIPLLFIDATFLKSKYKGQLLCVSGKNGNQGFYPLAFGVVDSETEENWTWFLQHLAFILLPMGRVVTFFSDRNQGLLNAMGFVFPEWPHSYCYYHLKQNLISKYPKSGYGKLLQDRVINLFSRCAYTVTEEEFKVAMEELVIVGSSKVKAFISDLSRDHYANAFFQRNALWGDGKQFSGVL; this comes from the exons ATGGAGGTGTGTGTCATTGCCAAGTGCACATATAAGTCGGAAACCAtcatgttttcaatttcatcagaGTCATCCATGGTTGATATTTTGAAGACTTTGTGTCTGaggtttaggggtttgcaGTTGGGTTGTTTCACATTACGGTATTCGGTGCCCAGTTATCTGAGTTGTTTTCTAGAAACGGATAGCGATTTGGACTTGATGAGgacatttttgttgatatcaAATGAGAAGACTGTTGATATTTTAGTGAAGGATTTATGCGGGATCAATGAATATAGTGGTGATTTTTGTGTAAATAAGGAGTTGATAGCATGTGAAAAGGGCGAGTCGTCGTGTTCTAGTACTGTCGAAGACAGAAACGAGTTTTTGGTCAGGTCGAAGAGAGCAAGTGCTAAGCCTTTGTTGTCAAATGAGTGGGAGACATACATACATCATGTGGGGCAGAAGTTTGACGGTGGTGCAGAGGAGTTCCGGTTGGAATTGTGCAAGTACGCTCTTGAAGtaggatttaattttttatatgccGGCAATGACAAGAAGCGGGTGGTTGCTGTTTGTTCAAATAAGAAATTGGAGGGTTGCAGCTGGCGTGTTTATGCTTCTCGTTGTGAAGCTactggcagttttgtaattcgGACGTTAAATAATGTTCATACATGTGCGGGTCGGATACGGGAATCAAAGAGTAAGATGATGAGGTCTCGGGTGGTGTCCTCCCTCATTGTGGACAGAATTCGTGCAAAACCAGAGCTGAAGCCAGTTGAGATTATACACGAGTTCAAAGATTATTATGGTATAGACATTTCATACTACCACGCATGGTTTGGCAAAGAGTTAGCTAAATTGGACGTTCACGGTGATGAGTCAAAGTCCTTCAACGAGTTAGTGTGGTATGCGGACGCCGTAAAGGAAACTAACACTGGTTCTCTCTGCACTCTTGATTGTGAAGCTGGAATTAATCGCTTTCGACGGTTTTTTGTGTCTTTTGGCGGTTGCATTGCTGGATTTCAATATTGCATACCCTTGTTGTTCATTGATGCTACGTTTTTGAAGAGCAAGTACAAGGGGCAGCTTCTCTGTGTTTCGGGAAAGAATGGAAATCAAG ggtTTTATCCTCTAGCTTTTGGAGTTGTTGATTCTGAGACAGAGGAGAATTGGACTTGGTTTCTTCAACATTTGGCTTTTATATTGCTACCGATGGGGAGAGTGGTGACCTTTTTCTCGGACCGCAATCAAGGTTTGTTAAATGCAATGGGGTTTGTGTTTCCCGAATGGCCTCATTCTTACTGTTATTATCACCTCAAACAGAATTTGATATCAAAGTACCCAAAGTCAGGTTATGGGAAACTGCTCCAAGACCGTGTTATCAATTTATTTAGTAGATGCGCATATACTGTTACGGAGGAAGAGTTTAAGGTAGCAATGGAGGAGTTGGTGATTGTTGGGAGTTCGAAAGTGAAGGCATTTATATCTGATTTGTCTAGAGATCACTATGCCAACGCATTTTTTCAAAGGAATGCGTTATGGGGAGATGGCAAACAGTTTAGCGGAGTCCTTTAA
- the LOC117618092 gene encoding rust resistance kinase Lr10-like, translated as MLKIITSSLCLIFLAFSTVHGEPQDTCKKLKCGDKGPAVHFPFSLKGRHPDHCVFPGFVLSCNEKHETILELPIPFKFPVKSIDYKAQAIQLYDPESCLLVKLLKVFNKSITPFHFSKNHMTDLTLFNCSLAERQLDEQVPCFRGPGYQVYSVLSSNIIEVLPLLSCTKMYNLSSVPYYSNYPDNLYLEWSEPNCGHCEKKGKMCRLKNNGTKSEIECVDFSKAGTKRKWVPTGASLGLFVVLLLVVAAYRVYSSDRKEKANQLKIERFLDDYRALKPSRYSYADIKRITNDFKDKLGEGAYGTVYKGTLSSELFVAVKVLNSSKGDGEEFINEVGTMGHIHHVNVIRLVGFCADGFRRALVYEFLPNGSLQDFISSPDNKNSFLGWDKMQDIALAIAKGIEYLHQGCDQRILHFDIKPHNVLLDHNFTPKISDFGLAKLCSKDQSIVSMTTARGTMGYIAPEVFSRNFGNVSYKSDVYSFGMLLLEMVGGRKNVGSATESTNEIYYPEWIYNLLEEGDDLRIHIGEGGEGKIPKKLAIVGLWCIQWHPVDRPLMKAVVQMLEGGESLTMPPNPFASTGAAGTNASTAARNRNIQLEAIPELE; from the exons ATGCTAAAAATTATCACCTCTTCCTTGTGCTTAATCTTTCTGGCTTTCTCCACAGTGCATGGAGAACCCCAAGATACCTGCAAAAAATTGAAGTGTGGCGATAAAGGCCCAGCTGTCCATTTCCCTTTCAGCCTCAAAGGCAGGCACCCAGATCACTGTGTCTTTCCTGGGTTTGTCCTGTCATGCAATGAGAAGCATGAAACAATTCTTGAGCTTCCAATTCCATTCAAATTCCCAGTCAAAAGCATAGATTATAAGGCTCAGGCAATCCAATTATATGACCCAGAAAGCTGTCTTCTGGTGAAGCTTTTGAAAGTCTTCAACAAGTCAATCACTCCCTTCCACTTCTCAAAAAATCACATGACTGATCTTACCTTATTCAATTGCTCTTTAGCTGAGAGGCAATTAGATGAACAAGTCCCCTGCTTCCGTGGCCCTGGCTACCAAGTTTATTCTGTTCTCTCTTCGAACATCATTGAGGTCTTGCCCCTACTGTCTTGTACAAAGATGTATAATCTCTCATCAGTTCCATATTATTCAAACTACCCTGACAATCTTTATTTGGAGTGGTCTGAACCAAATTGTGGACACTGTGAGAAAAAGGGCAAGATGTGTAGATTGAAGAACAATGGCACCAAAAGTGAAATTGAATGTGTGGACTTCAGTAAAGCAG gtaCAAAAAGGAAATGGGTGCCTACAG GTGCATCTCTGGGTTTATTCGTTGTGTTACTCCTAGTCGTTGCAGCCTATCGTGTCTATAGTTCtgatagaaaagaaaaggcgAATCAATTAAAGATTGAAAGATTTTTAGACGATTACAGAGCTCTCAAACCTAGCAGATATTCATATGCAGATATTAAGAGGATTACAAATGACTTCAAGGACAAGTTAGGGGAAGGAGCCTACGGAACTGTTTATAAAGGAACGCTTTCTTCTGAACTCTTTGTTGCTGTGAAAGTCCTCAATAGTTCTAAGGGAGATGGGGAAGAGTTCATCAATGAAGTGGGAACAATGGGTCATATCCACCATGTCAATGTCATTCGCTTGGTTGGCTTTTGCGCTGATGGATTTAGACGAGCTCTTGTTTATGAGTTCTTACCAAATGGTTCACTGCAGGATTTCATTTCATCACCAGACAATAAGAACAGTTTCCTTGGTTGGGATAAGATGCAAGATATTGCTCTAGCCATAGCCAAAGGAATTGAATATCTTCACCAAGGATGCGATCAGCGAATCCTCCATTTCGACATCAAACCTCATAACGTTTTGCTAGACCACAACTTCACTCCAAAGATTTCTGATTTTGGTTTAGCCAAGTTATGTTCCAAGGATCAAAGCATAGTGTCAATGACTACAGCTAGGGGCACCATGGGCTACATTGCACCTGAAGTGTTCTCCAGGAACTTTGGAAATGTGTCCTATAAGTCAGATGTGTATAGTTTTGGAATGTTACTGCTTGAGATGGTAGGAGGAAGGAAGAATGTCGGTTCAGCCACGGAGAGCACAAATGAAATCTACTATCCCGAATGGATTTATAATCTTCTAGAAGAAGGAGATGACCTACGCATCCATATCGGTGAAGGAGGAGAAGGAAAAATTCCAAAGAAACTCGCAATTGTAGGGCTCTGGTGCATCCAATGGCATCCAGTGGATCGCCCTTTAATGAAAGCCGTGGTTCAGATGTTGGAAGGAGGAGAAAGCTTAACCATGCCTCCCAATCCCTTTGCCTCTACAGGTGCTGCAGGAACCAATGCCAGTACGGCTGCAAGAAATCGAAACATTCAGTTAGAAGCAATTCCTGAGTTGGAGTAA